A genomic stretch from Kribbella amoyensis includes:
- a CDS encoding RNA polymerase sigma factor: MTDIDDAITAAHRDEWARVVAALARRFGDLDIAEESAAEAFAVAVTRWPQDGVPPNPGAWLTTTANRKAIDRIRRESKRDDKHKEAQLLSDDDPPEPLGVIDDERLRLIFTCCHPALSMETRVALTLRMVGGLTVPEIARAFLAQESAVGQRITRAKAKIKAARIPYRVPSAEDLPTRVAGVLGVLFLVFNEGYLATGSDTDPVRQDLTNEAIRLTRLIRGLLPEDGEVAGLLALMLITDARRTARISASGELVSLDEQDRGSWDTGLIAEGHQLVRERLATGMPPGRYQILAAIGAVHTSARDVRDTDWTQIVALYNQLARLDPSPIVILNRAIAVAELDGPEVALAAVDAIGDKLAGYHAYHATRADLLRRLGRSKESRDAYDQAIELAGNTAETAYLTRRRDQLSV; this comes from the coding sequence GTGACCGACATCGACGACGCGATCACGGCCGCGCATCGTGACGAATGGGCGCGCGTGGTCGCCGCCCTGGCCCGGCGGTTCGGCGATCTCGACATCGCCGAGGAGTCCGCGGCCGAGGCGTTCGCGGTCGCCGTGACGCGATGGCCGCAGGACGGCGTCCCGCCGAACCCGGGCGCCTGGCTGACGACGACCGCGAACCGTAAGGCGATCGACCGGATCCGGCGGGAGAGCAAGCGCGACGACAAGCACAAGGAGGCTCAGCTGTTGTCCGACGACGACCCGCCCGAGCCTCTCGGTGTCATCGACGACGAGCGACTCCGGCTCATCTTCACCTGCTGCCACCCGGCCCTGTCGATGGAGACCCGGGTCGCGCTGACGCTGCGCATGGTCGGGGGGCTGACCGTGCCCGAGATCGCCCGCGCCTTCCTCGCGCAGGAGTCCGCCGTGGGCCAGCGGATCACCCGCGCGAAGGCCAAGATCAAGGCCGCGCGGATCCCGTACCGGGTGCCGTCCGCGGAGGACTTGCCGACCCGCGTCGCCGGCGTCCTCGGTGTGCTCTTCCTGGTCTTCAACGAGGGGTACCTGGCGACCGGGTCCGACACCGATCCGGTCCGGCAGGACCTGACCAACGAGGCGATCCGGCTCACTCGCCTGATTCGTGGACTGCTGCCCGAGGACGGCGAGGTCGCCGGGCTGCTCGCGTTGATGCTCATCACCGACGCCCGGCGTACCGCGCGGATCTCGGCGAGCGGCGAGCTGGTCTCCCTCGACGAGCAGGATCGCGGCTCGTGGGACACGGGGTTGATCGCCGAAGGGCACCAGCTGGTCCGCGAACGCCTGGCGACCGGGATGCCGCCCGGTCGGTACCAGATCCTCGCCGCGATCGGCGCCGTCCACACCTCCGCGCGCGACGTGCGGGACACCGACTGGACCCAGATCGTGGCCCTGTACAACCAGCTCGCGCGGCTCGACCCGTCCCCGATCGTGATCCTCAACCGGGCCATCGCGGTCGCCGAGCTCGACGGACCGGAGGTCGCCCTCGCCGCGGTCGACGCGATCGGCGACAAGCTGGCCGGGTACCACGCGTACCACGCGACCCGGGCCGACCTCTTGCGCCGGCTGGGTCGCAGCAAGGAATCGCGGGACGCGTACGACCAGGCGATCGAGCTGGCCGGCAATACCGCCGAAACCGCGTACCTGACCCGCCGTCGTGACCAGCTGAGCGTTTAG
- a CDS encoding YciI family protein, whose product MQYMFSVIDDKTNANGPDVMAEITAFNDRLAELGHLVFAGGLDAPGSATVIDNRHGEPMLTDGPFVESKEYLAGFWIIEAPDLDVALKLAAEGSKVCRAKLEVRPFLVG is encoded by the coding sequence ATGCAGTACATGTTCTCCGTCATCGACGACAAGACCAACGCCAACGGCCCGGACGTGATGGCCGAGATCACCGCGTTCAACGACCGGCTCGCGGAGCTCGGCCATCTCGTCTTCGCCGGCGGCCTCGACGCTCCCGGTTCGGCGACCGTGATCGACAACCGGCACGGGGAGCCGATGCTCACCGACGGGCCGTTCGTCGAGTCCAAGGAGTACCTGGCCGGGTTCTGGATCATCGAGGCACCGGATCTCGATGTCGCGCTCAAGCTGGCCGCCGAGGGCTCGAAGGTGTGCCGGGCGAAGCTCGAGGTACGGCCGTTCCTCGTGGGGTAG
- a CDS encoding putative quinol monooxygenase has translation MIVIAGYHLVDADARDQYVTAFSKMVARARESDGCVHFAITADSVDPGQVNSLEIWQDAETLAQWRKRARAGRTARPRHSVVRHYTTTDGGQLL, from the coding sequence ATGATCGTCATCGCCGGATACCACCTCGTGGACGCGGACGCGAGGGACCAGTACGTCACCGCCTTCAGCAAGATGGTCGCGCGGGCCCGCGAGTCCGACGGCTGCGTCCACTTCGCCATCACCGCGGACTCGGTCGATCCCGGACAGGTCAACTCGCTCGAGATCTGGCAGGACGCCGAGACCTTGGCCCAGTGGCGCAAGCGAGCCAGGGCTGGCCGGACGGCAAGACCCCGGCACTCAGTCGTGCGCCACTACACCACGACCGACGGCGGGCAGCTCTTGTAA
- a CDS encoding nuclear transport factor 2 family protein, protein MTTQLSTDTARTIARFNEAFRLRDTAALAEVVHDDCLMVSAQPAPDGTPYVGKEACVEFWAELMNDTSTTFEVEHVFSDGDWATVRWRYRFGPTDADSVLGVNVTRVSDGRVIEQLGYTKTPGEALPLPE, encoded by the coding sequence GTGACCACACAGCTCAGTACCGACACCGCCCGGACCATCGCCCGCTTCAACGAGGCGTTCCGGCTCCGCGACACCGCCGCGCTGGCCGAGGTTGTCCACGACGACTGCCTGATGGTGTCCGCTCAGCCGGCGCCCGACGGCACGCCGTACGTGGGGAAGGAAGCGTGCGTGGAGTTCTGGGCCGAGCTGATGAATGACACCTCCACCACGTTCGAGGTCGAGCACGTGTTCTCCGACGGCGACTGGGCAACGGTGCGCTGGCGGTACCGCTTCGGCCCGACCGACGCGGACTCGGTCCTCGGCGTGAACGTCACCCGGGTCAGCGACGGCCGGGTGATCGAGCAACTCGGCTACACCAAGACGCCCGGCGAAGCCCTCCCCCTGCCGGAATGA
- a CDS encoding TetR/AcrR family transcriptional regulator, with protein MTTKPTPGPRERLLTAGQDLFYSRGAAVGVDALLKEANVARRSLYEHFGGKDGLVAAVLQRAAEEDLAWYESALAATDEPRDRLLGLFDQLDELTSNEQFRGCRYFATDLAFADPDHPAHAETEAFRRRLRELLVREVEALDHPDPEAAAEQLHLLIEGTLVMGATQNAQHPAKVARKLAAAILE; from the coding sequence ATGACCACGAAGCCCACCCCGGGCCCCCGGGAGCGCCTGCTCACGGCCGGCCAGGACCTCTTCTACTCGCGCGGCGCCGCGGTCGGCGTGGACGCGCTGCTGAAGGAGGCGAACGTCGCCCGCCGGTCGCTGTACGAGCACTTCGGCGGCAAGGACGGCCTGGTGGCGGCCGTGCTCCAGCGCGCGGCGGAAGAGGACCTCGCGTGGTACGAGTCAGCCCTGGCCGCAACCGACGAGCCGCGGGACAGATTGCTCGGACTGTTCGACCAGCTCGACGAGCTCACCTCGAACGAACAGTTCCGAGGCTGCCGCTACTTCGCGACCGATCTCGCCTTCGCAGACCCAGACCACCCGGCACACGCGGAAACAGAAGCCTTCCGGCGACGCCTGCGCGAGCTCCTGGTCCGAGAGGTCGAAGCGCTCGACCACCCCGACCCCGAGGCCGCGGCCGAACAGCTCCACCTCCTGATCGAAGGCACCCTCGTCATGGGCGCGACCCAGAACGCCCAGCACCCCGCCAAAGTCGCCCGCAAGCTGGCGGCCGCGATCCTCGAGTAG
- a CDS encoding LysR family transcriptional regulator, protein MAEIELRELRLFLVLAEELHFDRTSRVVTLTAAGRALHDELAPLVTGLDNTFTRARARAAGLGVVRLGVLNAASGTLVLNDAITRFEAAHEGAAVRLVATPLNDRLGPLRRREVDLSVTRLPLDQPDLVLGPLLSQDDARVVMVAVDHPLAGRPNVSVEDFADYPVRKPADVPELAEASCPSHTPSGRTIVPSDLEVNDISELLLLIAQGRLVHPTVAPFAEHFRHPGIAIVPVRDLPPSSTALAWLKGYEHPARDAFVATVEEVLAR, encoded by the coding sequence ATGGCCGAGATCGAGCTGCGCGAACTCCGCCTGTTCCTCGTGCTGGCCGAGGAGTTGCACTTCGACCGCACCAGCCGCGTGGTCACCCTGACCGCGGCCGGGCGCGCCCTCCACGACGAGCTCGCACCTCTCGTCACCGGCTTGGACAACACGTTCACCCGGGCGCGGGCACGAGCGGCCGGCCTCGGGGTGGTCCGCCTGGGCGTCCTCAACGCCGCATCAGGGACCCTCGTACTGAACGACGCGATCACGCGCTTCGAAGCGGCCCACGAAGGTGCCGCCGTACGCCTGGTCGCGACTCCCCTGAACGACCGGCTCGGACCGCTCCGCCGACGCGAGGTGGACCTGTCCGTGACACGGCTGCCGCTGGACCAACCCGACCTCGTGCTCGGCCCGCTGCTCTCCCAGGACGACGCTCGCGTGGTCATGGTGGCCGTCGACCATCCACTCGCGGGCCGGCCCAACGTCTCGGTCGAGGACTTCGCGGACTACCCGGTGCGGAAGCCGGCCGACGTCCCCGAGCTCGCCGAGGCCAGCTGTCCGAGCCATACGCCAAGCGGCCGCACGATCGTGCCCTCCGACCTGGAGGTCAACGACATCTCCGAGCTGCTGCTGCTCATCGCCCAGGGCCGGCTGGTCCACCCGACCGTGGCTCCGTTCGCCGAGCACTTCCGGCATCCGGGGATCGCGATCGTGCCGGTGCGGGATCTCCCACCCTCGTCGACCGCGCTCGCCTGGCTGAAGGGGTACGAACACCCCGCGCGCGATGCCTTCGTGGCGACCGTCGAAGAGGTCCTCGCTCGCTGA